The following are encoded in a window of Diorhabda sublineata isolate icDioSubl1.1 chromosome 3, icDioSubl1.1, whole genome shotgun sequence genomic DNA:
- the LOC130441121 gene encoding uncharacterized protein LOC130441121 isoform X3, whose translation MQYNNVYQNNTVFRPRSDRGNDHHFNKQQQQSNYWCGPPHVMAAVQDFGGPKQQYKKKQKPENTLQLSVPMWHQQDLKPFRKNFYELHHTALTRTQTDVDNYRTKMDIIVRGNDIPQPNFCFEEGSFPEYIMQVLLKQGFNEPTAIQSQGWPVVLSGRDLVGIAQTGSGKTLAYMIPAAVHINNQQRPQRGEGPIALILAPTRELAQQIQKVAHEFGTSTMIRNTCIFGGSPKGPQARDLERGVEIVIATPGRLIDFLEKGTTNLSKCTYLVLDEADRMLDMGFEPQIRKIIQQIRPDRQVLMWSATWPKQVQALAEEFLENYVQVNVGGLSLAANHNIKQIVDVCDDSEKEDKLIKLLKEIGSDRQNKIIIFVETKKKVDDITKIVKKEGLSAISMHGDKSQPERDYVLNEFRSGKSSILVATDVAARGLDVEDVKYVINFDYPNSSEDYVHRIGRTGRCQQAGTAYAFFTQNNQRQAKDLIAVLEEAGQAVNPKLMELAQQAKNSNQKQHRWQNRNKDNSSPSSQNSMGKVKTWTNSKTFVNGEFKQNNGPRSNNNSFRNDGMQRTQRNNYNNYSHYQNGQMYQPSYSPNSMYQQQQQQQQQQQPHQQQMLGNGTQRNYGKEFYGGSVLFDSDRHYESPKEFICNNSRSYGNQRYNDRQSYQAPQTNMYTIPTPYMMQSPAADGMQSIINHKFFQSRGLPATTNPCAYQSMGQSQPTAAYNQYAGGVPYATYQYTQPPTAAVQQ comes from the exons ATGCAGTACAATAacgtttatcaaaataatactgT GTTCAGACCTAGATCTGATAGAGGCAATGACCATCACTTCAACAAGCAACAGCAACAGTCCAATTATTGGTGTGGACCCCCGCATGTTATGGCAGCTGTGCAAGATTTCGGAGGCCCAAAACAGCAATACAAAAAGAAACAGAAGCCGGAAAATACTTTGCAGTTAAGTGTACCAATGTGGCATCAACAAGACTTAAAACCATTTAG gaaaaacTTCTATGAATTACATCATACGGCTTTAACTAGGACACAAACTGATGTAGATAATTACAGAACTAAGATGGATATTATTGTCCGAGGTAATGATATCCCTcaaccaaatttttgttttgaagaaGGCAGTTTTCCTGAATACATTATGCAAGTTCTATTGAAACAAGGATTCAATGAACCCACCGCTATTCAGTCACAAG GCTGGCCTGTCGTCCTTTCGGGAAGAGATTTGGTGGGTATTGCTCAAACTGGTTCTGGAAAGACATTAGCATATATGATACCCGCGGCGGTTCATATCAACAACCAACAGAGACCACAGCGAGGTGAAGGTCCTATTGCACTCATTCTTGCTCCAACTAGGGAATTGGCTCAACAAATCCAAAAAGTAGCACATGAGTTTGGTACTAGTACAATGATTCGTAATACTTGTATATTCGGGGGCTCCCCTAAAGGACCTCAAGCAAGAGATCTTGAAAGAGGTGTGGAAATTGTGATAGCGACTCCCGGTAGATTGatagattttttggaaaaaggtACCACGAATTTATCAAAGTGTACTTATTTGGTGTTGGACGAAGCAGATAGGATGTTGGATATGGGTTTTGAACctcaaattagaaaaatcattCAACAAATTAGGCCGGATAGACAAGTTTTGATGTGGTCTGCCACTTGGCCTAAACAAGTTCAGGCTCTTGCTGAagagtttttggaaaattatgtaCAA gTAAATGTTGGAGGTTTGTCATTAGCTGCCAATcacaatataaaacaaattgtaGATGTGTGTGATGACTCAGAAAAAGAAGACAAATTGATTAAACTCTTGAAAGAAATTGGATCAGATAGACAAAACAAGatcattatttttgtagaaactaAGAAGAAGGTGGACGAcataacaaaaattgttaaaaaagaag GTTTATCTGCTATTTCTATGCATGGAGATAAATCACAACCTGAACGTGATTACGTATTAAATGAGTTTCGATCTGGAAAGTCTTCTATATTAGTTGCGACTGATGTAGCTGCTAGAGGCTTAGATGTTGAAGATGTCAAGTATGTTATAAACTTTGATTATCCCAATTCCAGTGAAGATTATGTCCATCGTATTGGAAGAACTGGTCGTTGTCAACAAGCAG GTACTGCATATGCTTTCTTCACACAAAACAACCAACGACAAGCTAAAGATCTAATTGCTGTACTGGAAGAAGCAGGGCAAGCAGTCAACCCCAAACTTATGGAATTAGCACAACAAGCCAAAAATTCCAATCAGAAACAACACCGTTGGCAAAACCGCAACAAAGACAATTCATCACCAAGTAGCCAGAATTCAATGGGAAAAGTTAAGACTTGGACCAATTCCAAAACTTTTGTTAACGGAGAATTTAAACAAAACAATGGACCTagatcaaataataattcatttaggAATGATGGAATGCAAAGAACTCAAAGAAACAACTACAATAATTATTCTCACTATCAAAATGGACAAATGTACCAACCGTCATATAGTCCCAATAGTATGTATCAACAACAGCAACAACAGCAACAGCAGCAGCAACCACATCAACAACAGATGTTGGGTAACGGAACACAAAGAAATTATGGTAAGGAATTTTATGGTGGCTCCGTTTTATTTGATTCTGACAGACATTACGAATCTCCCAAGGAATTTATTT GTAATAATTCTCGTTCATATGGAAATCAACGCTACAACGATCGCCAATCTTACCAAGCTCCTCAAACCAACATGTACACGATACCAACACCATACATGATGCAATCTCCCGCTGCAGATGGTATGCAATCAATAATCAAccataaatttttccaaagccgAGGATTGCCTGCTACAACCAATCCTTGCGCATATCAATCGATGGGTCAAAGTCAACCTACTGCGGCCTACAATCAATACGCAGGTGGTGTACCATATGCAACTTATCAATACACACAGCCCCCTACTGCCGCCGTGCAgcagtaa
- the LOC130441121 gene encoding uncharacterized protein LOC130441121 isoform X4: MQYNNVYQNNTVPRSDRGNDHHFNKQQQQSNYWCGPPHVMAAVQDFGGPKQQYKKKQKPENTLQLSVPMWHQQDLKPFRKNFYELHHTALTRTQTDVDNYRTKMDIIVRGNDIPQPNFCFEEGSFPEYIMQVLLKQGFNEPTAIQSQGWPVVLSGRDLVGIAQTGSGKTLAYMIPAAVHINNQQRPQRGEGPIALILAPTRELAQQIQKVAHEFGTSTMIRNTCIFGGSPKGPQARDLERGVEIVIATPGRLIDFLEKGTTNLSKCTYLVLDEADRMLDMGFEPQIRKIIQQIRPDRQVLMWSATWPKQVQALAEEFLENYVQVNVGGLSLAANHNIKQIVDVCDDSEKEDKLIKLLKEIGSDRQNKIIIFVETKKKVDDITKIVKKEGLSAISMHGDKSQPERDYVLNEFRSGKSSILVATDVAARGLDVEDVKYVINFDYPNSSEDYVHRIGRTGRCQQAGTAYAFFTQNNQRQAKDLIAVLEEAGQAVNPKLMELAQQAKNSNQKQHRWQNRNKDNSSPSSQNSMGKVKTWTNSKTFVNGEFKQNNGPRSNNNSFRNDGMQRTQRNNYNNYSHYQNGQMYQPSYSPNSMYQQQQQQQQQQQPHQQQMLGNGTQRNYGKEFYGGSVLFDSDRHYESPKEFICNNSRSYGNQRYNDRQSYQAPQTNMYTIPTPYMMQSPAADGMQSIINHKFFQSRGLPATTNPCAYQSMGQSQPTAAYNQYAGGVPYATYQYTQPPTAAVQQ, encoded by the exons ATGCAGTACAATAacgtttatcaaaataatactgT ACCTAGATCTGATAGAGGCAATGACCATCACTTCAACAAGCAACAGCAACAGTCCAATTATTGGTGTGGACCCCCGCATGTTATGGCAGCTGTGCAAGATTTCGGAGGCCCAAAACAGCAATACAAAAAGAAACAGAAGCCGGAAAATACTTTGCAGTTAAGTGTACCAATGTGGCATCAACAAGACTTAAAACCATTTAG gaaaaacTTCTATGAATTACATCATACGGCTTTAACTAGGACACAAACTGATGTAGATAATTACAGAACTAAGATGGATATTATTGTCCGAGGTAATGATATCCCTcaaccaaatttttgttttgaagaaGGCAGTTTTCCTGAATACATTATGCAAGTTCTATTGAAACAAGGATTCAATGAACCCACCGCTATTCAGTCACAAG GCTGGCCTGTCGTCCTTTCGGGAAGAGATTTGGTGGGTATTGCTCAAACTGGTTCTGGAAAGACATTAGCATATATGATACCCGCGGCGGTTCATATCAACAACCAACAGAGACCACAGCGAGGTGAAGGTCCTATTGCACTCATTCTTGCTCCAACTAGGGAATTGGCTCAACAAATCCAAAAAGTAGCACATGAGTTTGGTACTAGTACAATGATTCGTAATACTTGTATATTCGGGGGCTCCCCTAAAGGACCTCAAGCAAGAGATCTTGAAAGAGGTGTGGAAATTGTGATAGCGACTCCCGGTAGATTGatagattttttggaaaaaggtACCACGAATTTATCAAAGTGTACTTATTTGGTGTTGGACGAAGCAGATAGGATGTTGGATATGGGTTTTGAACctcaaattagaaaaatcattCAACAAATTAGGCCGGATAGACAAGTTTTGATGTGGTCTGCCACTTGGCCTAAACAAGTTCAGGCTCTTGCTGAagagtttttggaaaattatgtaCAA gTAAATGTTGGAGGTTTGTCATTAGCTGCCAATcacaatataaaacaaattgtaGATGTGTGTGATGACTCAGAAAAAGAAGACAAATTGATTAAACTCTTGAAAGAAATTGGATCAGATAGACAAAACAAGatcattatttttgtagaaactaAGAAGAAGGTGGACGAcataacaaaaattgttaaaaaagaag GTTTATCTGCTATTTCTATGCATGGAGATAAATCACAACCTGAACGTGATTACGTATTAAATGAGTTTCGATCTGGAAAGTCTTCTATATTAGTTGCGACTGATGTAGCTGCTAGAGGCTTAGATGTTGAAGATGTCAAGTATGTTATAAACTTTGATTATCCCAATTCCAGTGAAGATTATGTCCATCGTATTGGAAGAACTGGTCGTTGTCAACAAGCAG GTACTGCATATGCTTTCTTCACACAAAACAACCAACGACAAGCTAAAGATCTAATTGCTGTACTGGAAGAAGCAGGGCAAGCAGTCAACCCCAAACTTATGGAATTAGCACAACAAGCCAAAAATTCCAATCAGAAACAACACCGTTGGCAAAACCGCAACAAAGACAATTCATCACCAAGTAGCCAGAATTCAATGGGAAAAGTTAAGACTTGGACCAATTCCAAAACTTTTGTTAACGGAGAATTTAAACAAAACAATGGACCTagatcaaataataattcatttaggAATGATGGAATGCAAAGAACTCAAAGAAACAACTACAATAATTATTCTCACTATCAAAATGGACAAATGTACCAACCGTCATATAGTCCCAATAGTATGTATCAACAACAGCAACAACAGCAACAGCAGCAGCAACCACATCAACAACAGATGTTGGGTAACGGAACACAAAGAAATTATGGTAAGGAATTTTATGGTGGCTCCGTTTTATTTGATTCTGACAGACATTACGAATCTCCCAAGGAATTTATTT GTAATAATTCTCGTTCATATGGAAATCAACGCTACAACGATCGCCAATCTTACCAAGCTCCTCAAACCAACATGTACACGATACCAACACCATACATGATGCAATCTCCCGCTGCAGATGGTATGCAATCAATAATCAAccataaatttttccaaagccgAGGATTGCCTGCTACAACCAATCCTTGCGCATATCAATCGATGGGTCAAAGTCAACCTACTGCGGCCTACAATCAATACGCAGGTGGTGTACCATATGCAACTTATCAATACACACAGCCCCCTACTGCCGCCGTGCAgcagtaa
- the LOC130441121 gene encoding uncharacterized protein LOC130441121 isoform X1: MQYNNVYQNNTVFRPRSDRGNDHHFNKQQQQSNYWCGPPHVMAAVQDFGGPKQQYKKKQKPENTLQLSVPMWHQQDLKPFRKNFYELHHTALTRTQTDVDNYRTKMDIIVRGNDIPQPNFCFEEGSFPEYIMQVLLKQGFNEPTAIQSQGWPVVLSGRDLVGIAQTGSGKTLAYMIPAAVHINNQQRPQRGEGPIALILAPTRELAQQIQKVAHEFGTSTMIRNTCIFGGSPKGPQARDLERGVEIVIATPGRLIDFLEKGTTNLSKCTYLVLDEADRMLDMGFEPQIRKIIQQIRPDRQVLMWSATWPKQVQALAEEFLENYVQVNVGGLSLAANHNIKQIVDVCDDSEKEDKLIKLLKEIGSDRQNKIIIFVETKKKVDDITKIVKKEVYFSGLSAISMHGDKSQPERDYVLNEFRSGKSSILVATDVAARGLDVEDVKYVINFDYPNSSEDYVHRIGRTGRCQQAGTAYAFFTQNNQRQAKDLIAVLEEAGQAVNPKLMELAQQAKNSNQKQHRWQNRNKDNSSPSSQNSMGKVKTWTNSKTFVNGEFKQNNGPRSNNNSFRNDGMQRTQRNNYNNYSHYQNGQMYQPSYSPNSMYQQQQQQQQQQQPHQQQMLGNGTQRNYGKEFYGGSVLFDSDRHYESPKEFICNNSRSYGNQRYNDRQSYQAPQTNMYTIPTPYMMQSPAADGMQSIINHKFFQSRGLPATTNPCAYQSMGQSQPTAAYNQYAGGVPYATYQYTQPPTAAVQQ; encoded by the exons ATGCAGTACAATAacgtttatcaaaataatactgT GTTCAGACCTAGATCTGATAGAGGCAATGACCATCACTTCAACAAGCAACAGCAACAGTCCAATTATTGGTGTGGACCCCCGCATGTTATGGCAGCTGTGCAAGATTTCGGAGGCCCAAAACAGCAATACAAAAAGAAACAGAAGCCGGAAAATACTTTGCAGTTAAGTGTACCAATGTGGCATCAACAAGACTTAAAACCATTTAG gaaaaacTTCTATGAATTACATCATACGGCTTTAACTAGGACACAAACTGATGTAGATAATTACAGAACTAAGATGGATATTATTGTCCGAGGTAATGATATCCCTcaaccaaatttttgttttgaagaaGGCAGTTTTCCTGAATACATTATGCAAGTTCTATTGAAACAAGGATTCAATGAACCCACCGCTATTCAGTCACAAG GCTGGCCTGTCGTCCTTTCGGGAAGAGATTTGGTGGGTATTGCTCAAACTGGTTCTGGAAAGACATTAGCATATATGATACCCGCGGCGGTTCATATCAACAACCAACAGAGACCACAGCGAGGTGAAGGTCCTATTGCACTCATTCTTGCTCCAACTAGGGAATTGGCTCAACAAATCCAAAAAGTAGCACATGAGTTTGGTACTAGTACAATGATTCGTAATACTTGTATATTCGGGGGCTCCCCTAAAGGACCTCAAGCAAGAGATCTTGAAAGAGGTGTGGAAATTGTGATAGCGACTCCCGGTAGATTGatagattttttggaaaaaggtACCACGAATTTATCAAAGTGTACTTATTTGGTGTTGGACGAAGCAGATAGGATGTTGGATATGGGTTTTGAACctcaaattagaaaaatcattCAACAAATTAGGCCGGATAGACAAGTTTTGATGTGGTCTGCCACTTGGCCTAAACAAGTTCAGGCTCTTGCTGAagagtttttggaaaattatgtaCAA gTAAATGTTGGAGGTTTGTCATTAGCTGCCAATcacaatataaaacaaattgtaGATGTGTGTGATGACTCAGAAAAAGAAGACAAATTGATTAAACTCTTGAAAGAAATTGGATCAGATAGACAAAACAAGatcattatttttgtagaaactaAGAAGAAGGTGGACGAcataacaaaaattgttaaaaaagaag tGTATTTTTCAGGTTTATCTGCTATTTCTATGCATGGAGATAAATCACAACCTGAACGTGATTACGTATTAAATGAGTTTCGATCTGGAAAGTCTTCTATATTAGTTGCGACTGATGTAGCTGCTAGAGGCTTAGATGTTGAAGATGTCAAGTATGTTATAAACTTTGATTATCCCAATTCCAGTGAAGATTATGTCCATCGTATTGGAAGAACTGGTCGTTGTCAACAAGCAG GTACTGCATATGCTTTCTTCACACAAAACAACCAACGACAAGCTAAAGATCTAATTGCTGTACTGGAAGAAGCAGGGCAAGCAGTCAACCCCAAACTTATGGAATTAGCACAACAAGCCAAAAATTCCAATCAGAAACAACACCGTTGGCAAAACCGCAACAAAGACAATTCATCACCAAGTAGCCAGAATTCAATGGGAAAAGTTAAGACTTGGACCAATTCCAAAACTTTTGTTAACGGAGAATTTAAACAAAACAATGGACCTagatcaaataataattcatttaggAATGATGGAATGCAAAGAACTCAAAGAAACAACTACAATAATTATTCTCACTATCAAAATGGACAAATGTACCAACCGTCATATAGTCCCAATAGTATGTATCAACAACAGCAACAACAGCAACAGCAGCAGCAACCACATCAACAACAGATGTTGGGTAACGGAACACAAAGAAATTATGGTAAGGAATTTTATGGTGGCTCCGTTTTATTTGATTCTGACAGACATTACGAATCTCCCAAGGAATTTATTT GTAATAATTCTCGTTCATATGGAAATCAACGCTACAACGATCGCCAATCTTACCAAGCTCCTCAAACCAACATGTACACGATACCAACACCATACATGATGCAATCTCCCGCTGCAGATGGTATGCAATCAATAATCAAccataaatttttccaaagccgAGGATTGCCTGCTACAACCAATCCTTGCGCATATCAATCGATGGGTCAAAGTCAACCTACTGCGGCCTACAATCAATACGCAGGTGGTGTACCATATGCAACTTATCAATACACACAGCCCCCTACTGCCGCCGTGCAgcagtaa
- the LOC130441121 gene encoding uncharacterized protein LOC130441121 isoform X5, with amino-acid sequence MQYNNVYQNNTVFRPRSDRGNDHHFNKQQQQSNYWCGPPHVMAAVQDFGGPKQQYKKKQKPENTLQLSVPMWHQQDLKPFRKNFYELHHTALTRTQTDVDNYRTKMDIIVRGNDIPQPNFCFEEGSFPEYIMQVLLKQGFNEPTAIQSQGWPVVLSGRDLVGIAQTGSGKTLAYMIPAAVHINNQQRPQRGEGPIALILAPTRELAQQIQKVAHEFGTSTMIRNTCIFGGSPKGPQARDLERGVEIVIATPGRLIDFLEKGTTNLSKCTYLVLDEADRMLDMGFEPQIRKIIQQIRPDRQVLMWSATWPKQVQALAEEFLENYVQVNVGGLSLAANHNIKQIVDVCDDSEKEDKLIKLLKEIGSDRQNKIIIFVETKKKVDDITKIVKKEVYFSGLSAISMHGDKSQPERDYVLNEFRSGKSSILVATDVAARGLDVEDVKYVINFDYPNSSEDYVHRIGRTGRCQQAGTAYAFFTQNNQRQAKDLIAVLEEAGQAVNPKLMELAQQAKNSNQKQHRWQNRNKDNSSPSSQNSMGKVKTWTNSKTFVNGEFKQNNGPRSNNNSFRNDGMQRTQRNNYNNYSHYQNGQMYQPSYSPNSMYQQQQQQQQQQQPHQQQMLGNGTQRNYGNNSRSYGNQRYNDRQSYQAPQTNMYTIPTPYMMQSPAADGMQSIINHKFFQSRGLPATTNPCAYQSMGQSQPTAAYNQYAGGVPYATYQYTQPPTAAVQQ; translated from the exons ATGCAGTACAATAacgtttatcaaaataatactgT GTTCAGACCTAGATCTGATAGAGGCAATGACCATCACTTCAACAAGCAACAGCAACAGTCCAATTATTGGTGTGGACCCCCGCATGTTATGGCAGCTGTGCAAGATTTCGGAGGCCCAAAACAGCAATACAAAAAGAAACAGAAGCCGGAAAATACTTTGCAGTTAAGTGTACCAATGTGGCATCAACAAGACTTAAAACCATTTAG gaaaaacTTCTATGAATTACATCATACGGCTTTAACTAGGACACAAACTGATGTAGATAATTACAGAACTAAGATGGATATTATTGTCCGAGGTAATGATATCCCTcaaccaaatttttgttttgaagaaGGCAGTTTTCCTGAATACATTATGCAAGTTCTATTGAAACAAGGATTCAATGAACCCACCGCTATTCAGTCACAAG GCTGGCCTGTCGTCCTTTCGGGAAGAGATTTGGTGGGTATTGCTCAAACTGGTTCTGGAAAGACATTAGCATATATGATACCCGCGGCGGTTCATATCAACAACCAACAGAGACCACAGCGAGGTGAAGGTCCTATTGCACTCATTCTTGCTCCAACTAGGGAATTGGCTCAACAAATCCAAAAAGTAGCACATGAGTTTGGTACTAGTACAATGATTCGTAATACTTGTATATTCGGGGGCTCCCCTAAAGGACCTCAAGCAAGAGATCTTGAAAGAGGTGTGGAAATTGTGATAGCGACTCCCGGTAGATTGatagattttttggaaaaaggtACCACGAATTTATCAAAGTGTACTTATTTGGTGTTGGACGAAGCAGATAGGATGTTGGATATGGGTTTTGAACctcaaattagaaaaatcattCAACAAATTAGGCCGGATAGACAAGTTTTGATGTGGTCTGCCACTTGGCCTAAACAAGTTCAGGCTCTTGCTGAagagtttttggaaaattatgtaCAA gTAAATGTTGGAGGTTTGTCATTAGCTGCCAATcacaatataaaacaaattgtaGATGTGTGTGATGACTCAGAAAAAGAAGACAAATTGATTAAACTCTTGAAAGAAATTGGATCAGATAGACAAAACAAGatcattatttttgtagaaactaAGAAGAAGGTGGACGAcataacaaaaattgttaaaaaagaag tGTATTTTTCAGGTTTATCTGCTATTTCTATGCATGGAGATAAATCACAACCTGAACGTGATTACGTATTAAATGAGTTTCGATCTGGAAAGTCTTCTATATTAGTTGCGACTGATGTAGCTGCTAGAGGCTTAGATGTTGAAGATGTCAAGTATGTTATAAACTTTGATTATCCCAATTCCAGTGAAGATTATGTCCATCGTATTGGAAGAACTGGTCGTTGTCAACAAGCAG GTACTGCATATGCTTTCTTCACACAAAACAACCAACGACAAGCTAAAGATCTAATTGCTGTACTGGAAGAAGCAGGGCAAGCAGTCAACCCCAAACTTATGGAATTAGCACAACAAGCCAAAAATTCCAATCAGAAACAACACCGTTGGCAAAACCGCAACAAAGACAATTCATCACCAAGTAGCCAGAATTCAATGGGAAAAGTTAAGACTTGGACCAATTCCAAAACTTTTGTTAACGGAGAATTTAAACAAAACAATGGACCTagatcaaataataattcatttaggAATGATGGAATGCAAAGAACTCAAAGAAACAACTACAATAATTATTCTCACTATCAAAATGGACAAATGTACCAACCGTCATATAGTCCCAATAGTATGTATCAACAACAGCAACAACAGCAACAGCAGCAGCAACCACATCAACAACAGATGTTGGGTAACGGAACACAAAGAAATTATG GTAATAATTCTCGTTCATATGGAAATCAACGCTACAACGATCGCCAATCTTACCAAGCTCCTCAAACCAACATGTACACGATACCAACACCATACATGATGCAATCTCCCGCTGCAGATGGTATGCAATCAATAATCAAccataaatttttccaaagccgAGGATTGCCTGCTACAACCAATCCTTGCGCATATCAATCGATGGGTCAAAGTCAACCTACTGCGGCCTACAATCAATACGCAGGTGGTGTACCATATGCAACTTATCAATACACACAGCCCCCTACTGCCGCCGTGCAgcagtaa